ATTGAATCTTCTGGAAATTTTTCTTTTAAGATTTGGGCATTCAGCTTGAACATGCCCATATCTTCCATACTCATAACATTTTTCGTCATTCTTGTCTTGTTCATTATATTGCCTGGTTCTCCTGAGGGCATCCTACCTCTTCTTTTGTTTATGTATCTTCTCATTAGACCATCTATGTTCCTTGATACCATGGAAATATCTTCTTTAAGAGCTTCTAGGTCGTCATCAATATCATTTTTTGGTCTTTTAGTTGTAGCTTTGAAGGcgattgttttcttcttttcttcctaGTTTGTTTTCTTAAGGCGAATTTTCTCGAATGCTATAAGATCTCCTCGAAGCTCATTATATGAAAGTTTGTTTAGATCTTGTGATTCGAGTGCAACTACTTTTTGAATGGCCTACTTTTAACTTGCTATACAATCTGTTTTGATCTATCATTTACTAAAGATAATGATCATGACTCAATAAACAAGTAGCTGTTGGTTTCCCGGTTCTTGATGCAAAGAAGAAGTTGAACAACAACTTGAAGTAATTGAGAAAAGCAATGCTTTGTGAAGATCTCCAGCTGCTGCTCCTTTCTTAATTAGCAAAATGATGTAATCCAAGAAAAATGAATCACATGGCAACATAATAGGTCCACAACTTGGCAGCCCAAATTCTTCTTCAGACATTTCCAAGAGTTGCCTAATGACCTCATTTTCCAGGTAGGACAATGGAATCACAAAGCGCCTTTGATCAGCTGCGTACACTACAAAATGGCCTTTCTCAACTATAGATGATGATGTTGTACTGCAGTTGTCTGCATCATTAACATTTCTTGGAAGTGAAATCCTCTTCCTCTGCATTGCTGCAAACTTCTGCCATTTTTTGGCCATCTTGATGAGTTTCTTAGCACTGAGCATTGTTTGACAGTAACCTAGATAAAATTGAAAACTTTGGAGGAAACTGATACTGCTTGTCTTGGATGATGAGAAGTTTAATAAAAGAGGATTACTTATACTAGAGGCCTTAGATAGGCTTTGAGTTGCAGCTGAAGCTTTTGAAACTATTCACCAAAGGCAAAACCATGTGGTGGTACCTGTTGGTCATTTAGAGTGTGAATAAAGCTAGTTTCAATCATAGATGGTATGTTTCTCCCTGTCTTCTCTTTGGTAGAACGAAGACATTATTGGTCAAAATTCAATTCTTGGAACAAGTTAGGAAGAGCTAATTCTTGGGCCTTCTGTCTCTCAAATTTGGCCTGATAAGCAACATTACCAAATGCTTGTCTGTCAGTAGGAAGGCAGTTCCATGTTTGCTACATGTGGTATTGTTGGTCTAGTTGGGCTTACCAAATGCTTTACCAGTCTTTCACCAGTAAATTTCAGGATGTCTTATGACATTACTTATTATAAATACACAtccaatttttcaaaaatttctttctttttactCTTCTAGACAAAAAAATAATCCTATTGTTCCAGGGTCTGTTGTCAAAGTGTTGCAGCCATTTTCATTTGATCAAATTTGTTCCACTAAAATTGACTAAATGAATTAAACTTTGTCTATAGTCATGGTTCCTCCTTCAGTTTTGTTTGCAAATATAATATGCGCTACAATGTTCAGACCAATGTGCCTGATATTTTATGTGATCTTACTCCTGGTTTTGTTGGCTGCAGCAACTAGAATTATTTACAGCTCTCATCCCCTCCCCTATGTGGTTGTACATTGAACTGCCTCATTATACAAAGTTCCTAAGTGACCAATGTATATAATGTATTAGAATCTTGTTTCAATATTATGTTTTAGTGTGTCTGTCTAAAGAATGAAATTATTCACCACTATACATTTGGATATGAATGGTAACAATTTTTGTAAAAACTAAAATCCAAATGGAGTTGGGATAAGTATGCGGTATGACCAAAGCCAACGGTTGAGTTTTTCTATAAGATTCCAAATAATTGTTGTAATCTGCAGCTTCCATTTCAATCTAGTTTGATCAGGTATGAGATTTTTCTACCGTTAGTGTTAGGATATACTATAAACCATGCATATTGTCATAGTATTCTTTatagaataattatttatttatttattcaataCAATAAAGTTTTATttaaaatagatcatgtatttgtctgtgcgtccGTTgattatatagtagatgatttagtgtatagagtttagcttatacacgaaaGATTAAATAATCGGTTCTTATAAGTCATAAAGTTTATGTTCACAATCTAAtaatggaattggacaaaccatcggaatgattgtagcacgaGATTAAATGTAATTTATCTTGATTTGTTTAATTctaacttcttgtgctagtacattttgtatgtattgaacggatcaagtagagataagtattttatattgactcaataaaataatttttctaatcCATTCAATGTACTTATagtcttaatcttgatataattattattagttgtgtgTGTCATTTATTGCTTTAATTTATTAAAAGACGAGATTCTTTGTGGGTCAATAAGCTTGGGAAATTagacaataataatatacattggtgaagtaataattagttgatagaatccatGTCTCAgtttttgagattgatgatactcctttatgaaagcttataagttttcatgtgtaaatcCGGCcagtggattttgtatccgacacatgaaataagttaagcaaaaatctaaaggaagtaatcaataaattaattgtcagtaatttaatttgattggttagtatctgaatcttaacattgggagttaaataaggttttatgaaagaatttcgaaattgaactaaggagtgcaattacaaatttttagtggaataattcgtaatttattatggtagaaattaattttaaaattttgaaattaattccataataggaaggcttgttaattaaattatgtggtccctactgtgcctaaataatactCCTtgtgttccaatttatgtgaatctattttctttttggtatgttccaaaaagaatgacccctttctaaatttggaaataatttagcttaaactccCAATTCTACCCTtctgagaagcttttataaccacacaaatactttggacccctttttgacttgAGGACCACACATtctaaaagtcttttttttttctaaacttcgtgcccagtcaaacaagttcacataaattggaacagagaGAGTAGAAAATAAAGGAAACCTTCCTTAGTGGAAGAaaaaaacctaacaggttttggaaaatgGTTTTAACTTAAAAAATGTAGCTATATATACTCCATATAGGGCTGGCCGTTTTTTGCAATGGTTTTTACACGTTTTCTTCCTTGAAATTTCGCCCACCCGAAATTCTCCCTTTCCGAATATTATTTGAATAACACGGTAGAAGACTGTAGAGGTTTTACTGAGATCCCGGACTTGCAACTCTAGAACTGGAGACTGAGATTAATCTGCtttgttcacgcttcaagaggtaactcGAATAATCTCCATATGtgctaattatttaatttacacgTGAATATGATACTGTAATTGCTTCCGCTGCGGTATATAATCCAACAAATTGTATCATAGCCTACTCACGTCTAATTAAATGATTAGGATGAACAATGAAAAGTAGTATCATGTTAATATACAAGTTTTGAATTACATGCAAAGATTGTTTTTCTGTAAAATGGCAttatttttagcatgaatatttGTTTTGCGTATTATGCTTATTCTGAAAATCATGTAATAACTGattattttgatgatatttgatTATAATAATCTGAAAATTTTGTTAATCCATGAAAAACGCAAAAGTCACTATATGGCCGAATTGGCCAGAAAATCGAAGGTCAACATGTTGAAagactccgattgacctgaaacttgGCAGGTCCATGCGAAATGGTCTAGTGAGCAATACTCATCATCTTTGCTCATGATGCAAGCCATTTTGGACTTTCGGGTTCGTTTAGATtgtgttttggatttttttaattttctggaaatttttcaaaatatttttgagttgtTTTTAATCCAATGGTGGTAGGGATCATTTCCTATGGAATCCAGGGTTAAATTCTGGTGATATAATGTTTTTACACGTTGGCATAGGTCTTCTTCCATATCGGATAAAATCATTACGGATAATCACTAGGTTATACTAGTTGttgattatttgtatttattCTCCATCTGAGTATGCATGTTGTTTCAATGGGACTAGTATATATTGAATGTTGATATTCACTTGACTTAAATTAACtatttactctccatctgagcaTGAGCTGTTTAAATTCATGGAGTGAATAATTTGTCATTACATATGTATATTGCAAGAATAACTCTTTTTCCATCCAAATTTGTTGTTCAAGGTGCATGGGTTATATTTATGTagtgtgttttgaattttaatatTCAATAACACATGACTGATTTTGATCTATTTATTTAATTGTCTCTCAGATTAACAATGACTGCTTTCAATCCCCTTACTGCTATTTTTACTCAAAACAAACTTGAGAGTCCGAATTATGCTAATTGGAAACGAAACTTGGATATTGCCCTAATTGTTGAAGAGTAAAAATTTGTGTTCGATGAGGTGTGTTCAGAAAAACTTGGAGACGATGCTACGAATGATGAACGAAAGGCTTACCGAAAAAGGGTTAAGGCTGATGAGATGGCGTGATGTTACATTCTGGCATCTATGTCAAATATTCTACAACATCAGCATCAGTCTATGGAGTCTTCTTATGACATTCTAGAAAATCTCAAAGAAATGTTTGGAGATCAGAATCGTGAGGCTAAGCAGACTGCCATGAAAGCTCTTCTGAATACCAAAATGGTTGAAGGTTCATCTGTTAGGGATCATGTTCTAAAGATGATCAGTCTTCTGAATGAACTGGAGGTCCTTGGAGCTAACATTGATAAGGATACGCAGGTTGAAATGATCCTACAGACTCTGCCAGACATTTTTCAGCAGTTTCGCCTTAATTATAACATGAACAAAAAGGATTTGTCACTTGCGAAATTTATTGAATGAGCTGCAGTCGGCAGTGACTATTATCAAGCAACAAGCTCCTCCCGTGGCATTGAATTTTAAAGCAGGTTCTTCTTCTAAGCCGAGAGGCAGGTAGAAgaataaaaaggctaaaaaacTCTCTGCTGGTGGTAGAACTGCTGGTGTGAAGAAGGTTAAGGGCAAGTGTTATTACTGCAAGAAGCCTGAGCATCATAAGAAGCGGTGTCCGGCTTATCTGGCCAAGCTGAATAATAAATCAGGTGATTTACATCTACTTGTCATTAAAACTCTCTTAGCGGCTGTTTCTACCATGTCATGGTGTGTAGATTTGGGAGCCACTAATCGTGCCTGCGCTTATTTATAGGGGTTTTAGGTAACACGGTGGCTAAGTAGAGAAGAAATGAATGTTTATCAAGTAGATGGTTCTACAACCCCAACTTTAGCATTAGGAAATACTAGACGGGTCGTGCCCGTGCTATGCACAGGCTATGCCCGATATCTCAGTtcaatattgataatttgttTCTACATTAAACTTTCAACTCACTATTAACAACTCAAGTGGAGCAATGAAAATATGACTGCCATCTGAAAAATTGGTACTTGATACCTCGGATATGCAACTCAGGGTGTCTCgtttgaaaattttgaagtcCAGTCTAGCGAAATAGTGGCATTGCATCAACAGAAATATTTAAATTAATGCGATATCGACATTTACTTGTTGTACATTATATGTCTGCTACAAATGATATGTTAATTATCCTCTCTCTTCAAAAACGAGAGCTTGAAATAATTCAATAATTTTATTCTGCAACTCTTCAATCTCCGTACATTGGAGTGCTAGCAATAAGTAGATCTTTAAGAGCGATCGGGCGATGTAACTTCTGAGTGTAGACACTTTAAGGTTCTAAGATCGCTAGTAAAGATTAGTCTTCTACAGTTGTGCTAATCGGTCAGCAAATGTTGAagcaacaactatcaaggcattTGACATACTTTGGTTACCCTTAATCCACTTGGTTTCCAACTGCATCTTCAGAATATTCTAAATCTGATGTAATCAACCTACAAATGATTAAGTTATGCTTTAATTCAAATATTTTATCTAAAGAGGCAAACCAATTTAAAATAACCTCATCTATGCATGAAATTCATATTACCCAAACTCTCCAAAGAAAACAAATAGAAGTtgtaaaataaaatcaaaagtgTGCGGATGCAAaaaattattgaaaaaaaaaaactaatagaGAACGTTTTACATAATAGCTTAGAGAACCTAGATTCTTTCTAAAAGAATCTACTTAATATAACTGCAGAAACACTTGCACGAAAATCGACTTTGTAGTGGCATGAAACCTCTGCATATATGTAATGTGTTGGTTGTTACCAAAACTGGAAACAAACTAAGCCAATCCATTAAAGAGTTACGTCTACAACAAAATAGTTAAGTTCATTCACGA
The Nicotiana sylvestris chromosome 11, ASM39365v2, whole genome shotgun sequence DNA segment above includes these coding regions:
- the LOC104215133 gene encoding auxin-responsive protein SAUR68-like, whose amino-acid sequence is MAKKWQKFAAMQRKRISLPRNVNDADNCSTTSSSIVEKGHFVVYAADQRRFVIPLSYLENEVIRQLLEMSEEEFGLPSCGPIMLPCDSFFLDYIILLIKKGAAAGDLHKALLFSITSSCCSTSSLHQEPGNQQLLVY